From Diospyros lotus cultivar Yz01 chromosome 4, ASM1463336v1, whole genome shotgun sequence, a single genomic window includes:
- the LOC127800752 gene encoding AT-hook motif nuclear-localized protein 17 has protein sequence MKGEYVEEKDHQSNMFAKLHEPHKFEQQQPPPPQLHPHHFQLIHPSDDDNGGGATTSKKDPPTSDGASIEVVRRPRGRPPGSKNKPKPPIIITRDTEPSMSPYVLELPGGVDVVEAITRFSRKRNMGLCVLTGSGTVANVTLKQPTTTPGATVTFHGRFDILSLSATIFPTAMTPPVSSGFTISLAGPQGQVVGGAVAGGLLAAGTVYVVATSFNNPSYHRLPLEEEVRNSGSEGQSPQTVSGGGEGRQPPPTADSCGMSMYSCHLPNSDVIWAPTPRQPPPHY, from the coding sequence atgaaaggGGAATATGTAGAAGAAAAGGATCATCAATCCAACATGTTCGCGAAGCTTCACGAACCCCACAAATTCGAGCAGCAGCAACCTCCGCCGCCGCAGCTCCATCCCCACCACTTCCAGCTCATCCACCCCTCCGACGACGATAACGGCGGGGGTGCTACCACCTCCAAGAAAGACCCTCCCACCAGCGATGGCGCCAGCATCGAGGTCGTCCGTCGCCCGCGCGGCCGCCCCCCGGGCTCCAAGAACAAGCCCAAGCCCCCCATTATCATCACCCGCGACACCGAGCCGTCGATGAGCCCCTATGTCCTCGAGCTCCCCGGCGGCGTCGACGTGGTCGAGGCCATCACGCGATTCTCCCGGAAAAGGAACATGGGTCTCTGCGTTCTCACTGGCTCCGGCACCGTCGCCAACGTCACGCTCAAGCAGCCCACCACGACGCCCGGCGCCACCGTCACATTCCACGGCCGCTTCGacattctctccctctcggccACCATTTTCCCGACCGCGATGACGCCGCCGGTGTCGAGCGGGTTCACGATCTCGCTGGCCGGGCCGCAGGGCCAGGTCGTTGGCGGCGCGGTGGCTGGCGGGCTCCTTGCTGCCGGGACGGTGTACGTGGTAGCGACGTCGTTCAACAACCCGTCTTATCACCGGCTGCCGCTGGAAGAGGAGGTGCGGAACTCGGGATCGGAGGGGCAGTCTCCCCAGACGGTGTCCGGTGGCGGAGAGGGGAGGCAGCCGCCGCCGACGGCGGACTCGTGCGGAATGTCAATGTACAGCTGCCACCTCCCTAATTCGGACGTGATTTGGGCTCCCACTCCTCGACAACCACCTCCACACTACTAA
- the LOC127799375 gene encoding ubiquitin carboxyl-terminal hydrolase 16: MPVGGDLGFPYLVLVVSIVGPVVGFVLLRKWQLSVARSEEIKRLLVLASEEAARAELEASVNYVASVETIPRPLLYQCAVCYSPTTTRCSRCKAVRYCSGKCQIIHWRQGHKEECHPFTATHFSNDEGDDSIKVFKQKDSFEIEGRHCAEPIQNFSKDSAGVESDCSSEVLHGNHNIELKRVADEKGMPSSSCEIKRSDGHQSTNILPDKHENIVAPNVTSSNCTILVNSVDDLSSSGKLNQIKPNGANCDTHCGSTSSSGWSADGSNGSSFSEPSTPSSGFWEGTINSTRPKLDAVDNSDQYGSNVTGETGMNNSQSSQNSPFNSDSNTTKRVISDDAHATTLGMKKPIDRAFLSEGLSESSLKGRSLLSLGTEKSDNLDACASSDSTLPNFSELRHSTSRSSSSAGRPSTSTSTSKISSKQSLSPGRSNSVINDTSNTSLQGAKLDGPLISTHASKISTSRSEWPNGVNSTSTTLHSFGTKEGGSSSSNASVAHLPSSTRRHSLQGFDSDHAVAGASQHTSYLQNGRNGLKTSMQKVVDQHKASKSPRNCQPGVGSEIAGKYSNKGLFSYDLFVKLYNWNKIELRPFGLANCGNSCYANAALQCLARTPPLTAYLLEGLHSKACARKEWCFTCEFESLMLKAKGGTLSLSPVAMLSQIRNIGSQLGNWREEDAHEFLRYAIDAMQSVCLKESGVNASSSREETTLVGLTFGGYLRSKIKCMKCGGKSEQHERMMDLTVEIEGDIGTLEEALRRFTGTEILDGENKYKCSRCRSYERAKKKLKVLEAPNVLTIALKRFQSGKFGKLNKSIRFPEILDLAPYMSGTSDKSPIYKLYGVVVHLDVMNATFSGHYVCYAKNIQNKWFKFDDSTVKPVDLETVLTKRAYILLYARCSPRAPRLIRNSLVPRDSRKPKNLPSKSRSHSTDPWDASAADSLNGHAEIECLYPNHRSFQPIQKSLDEDCSSDNSSSIFSEGCSCSTESSNRDSTSTDDYFDHIFGDSERNWNSSWKMSSDSDFSSSSSSSSSSPLYSRHSPLADSDRYSSGYAETSGFQAAPKAELDRDDGNGFWTGAGRSSSGDPISTRSKQCRNVGKSSGSSSSGSCRETDSNRLGWSNLLGSKKSVVSLRRSTRERTEAAD, from the exons CTCCGGTAAGTGTCAAATTATACACTGGAGACAAGGCCACAAGGAAGAATGCCATCCTTTTACTGCTACTCACTTTAGCAATGATGAGGGAGATGATTCCATAAAGGTGTTCAAACAAAAAGACAGCTTTGAGATTGAGGGGAGGCATTGTGCTGAACCAATTCAAAATTTCTCCAAGGACTCTGCAGGTGTAGAGTCAGATTGCTCTTCTGAGGTTCTTCATGGGAATCACAACATTGAACTCAAGCGTGTTGCTGATGAGAAAGGGATGCCTTCAAGTTCATGTGAAATTAAAAGGTCAGATGGACATCAATCCACTAATATCTTACCCGATAAACATGAAAACATTGTGGCACCAAATGTTACATCTTCAAATTGCACTATTTTGGTCAATTCTGTAGATGACCTTTCTAGTTCAGGAAAGTTAAATCAGATCAAACCCAATGGTGCCAATTGCGATACTCATTGTGGCTCAACAAGTTCTTCGGGTTGGAGCGCTGATGGCTCCAATGGGTCTTCATTTTCTGAACCTTCTACCCCCTCCTCTGGTTTTTGGGAAGGAACCATCAACTCCACTAGGCCCAAACTTGATGCTGTTGATAATTCTGATCAGTACGGTTCCAATGTCACGGGAGAAACTGGCATGAACAATTCTCAATCTTCTCAAAATTCTCCCTTCAATTCTGATAGCAATACTACCAAAAGAGTCATATCAGATGATGCTCATGCAACTACTTTGGGGATGAAGAAGCCTATTGATAGGGCATTTTTATCCGAAGGATTAAGTGAAAGTTCTTTGAAGGGCAGGAGTTTACTATCATTGGGCACTGAAAAGTCTGATAATTTGGATGCTTGTGCTAGCAGTGATTCAACTCTACCTAATTTCAGTGAACTTAGACATTCCACATCTAGGTCTAGTTCAAGTGCTGGAAGGCCTTCAACTAGTACCTCTACTTCAAAAATCAGTAGCAAGCAGTCCTTGAGCCCTGGAAGATCAAATAGTGTCATTAATGACACAAGCAATACTTCATTGCAAGGTGCAAAACTTGATGGGCCTTTAATTAGTACACACGCTTCAAAAATCAGTACTTCGCGGTCTGAATGGCCAAATGGGGTTAACAGCACAAGCACTACCTTGCATTCATTTGGAACTAAAGAGGGTGGATCTTCATCTTCTAATGCTTCTGTTGCTCATCTTCCATCTAGCACCAGGAGACATTCACTTCAGGGGTTTGATAGTGATCATGCAGTTGCTGGTGCATCTCAGCATACAAGTTATCTACAAAATGGTAGAAATGGCTTGAAGACATCAATGCAGAAAGTTGTTGACCAGCACAAAGCATCTAAATCACCTAGGAACTGCCAACCTGGGGTTGGAAGTGAAATTGCTGGAAAATACAGTAATAAG GGTCTGTTTTCGTATGATCTATTTGTCAAGCTTTACAATTGGAACAAGATTGAACTCCGACCATTTGGCTTGGCAAATTGTGGAAACAG CTGTTATGCAAATGCTGCGCTCCAGTGCTTGGCTAGGACACCGCCTCTAACTGCTTATCTTCTTGAAGGGCTTCATTCTAAAGCTT GTGCACGGAAAGAATGGTGCTTCACCTGTGAATTTGAAAGTTTAATGCTGAAGGCAAAGGGTGGGACTTTATCACTCTCTCCAGTTGCGATGTTATCCCAGATTCGAAACATTGGCAGTCAACTTGGTAATTGGAGAGAAGAAGATGCTCATGAATTTCTAAG GTATGCTATTGACGCAATGCAATCTGTTTGTCTCAAGGAATCTGGAGTAAATGCAAGCTCTTCGAGAGAAGAAACAACTCTTGTGGGCCTTACATTTGGTGGCTATCTTCGATCAAAG ATAAAGTGCATGAAGTGTGGAGGCAAATCTGAGCAGCATGAAAGGATGATGGATCTCACTGTTGAAATAGAAGGAGATATTGGAACTCTAGAAGAGGCTCTTCGACGGTTTACTGGCACTGAGATTCTGGATGGTGAAAACAAGTACAAATGCAGCAG ATGCAGATCCTACGAGAGAGCCAAAAAGAAGTTGAAGGTATTGGAGGCTCCTAATGTTCTTACTATTGCATTAAAGCGGTTTCAG TCTGGTAAATTTGGAAAGCTCAATAAGTCTATTCGGTTCCCGGAGATTCTGGATTTGGCCCCATATATGAGTGGGACTAGTGACAAATCACCTATATACAAGCTTTATGGGGTTGTAGTTCACTTGGATGTCATGAATGCTACTTTTTCTGGTCACTATGTATGCTATGCTAAGAACATCCAGAACAAATGGTTCAAGTTTGATGACAGTACG GTCAAGCCGGTGGATCTTGAAACCGTCTTAACAAAAAGGGCGTACATACTTCTGTATGCCAG ATGCTCTCCTCGTGCTCCAAGATTGATAAGGAATTCATTGGTACCCCGGGACTCGAGAAAACCCAAAAATCTTCCCTCTAAATCAAGATCTCACTCAACAGATCCTTGGGATGCTTCTGCGGCTGATTCTTTAAATGGTCATGCGGAGATTGAATGCTTGTATCCAAATCACAGGAGTTTCCAGCCTATCCAGAAAAGTTTAGACGAGGACTGCTCGAGTGACAATTCTTCGTCCATCTTCTCTGAGGGATGTTCCTGCAGTACCGAGAGCAGCAACAGGGATTCTACCAGTACAGATGACTACTTTGACCACATTTTTGGAGATTCAGAAAGGAATTGGAACAGCTCATGGAAGATGTCATCAGACTCCGACTTCTCTtcctcatcttcctcttcctcgtCCTCTCCCTTGTACTCAAGGCATTCACCCCTTGCTGACTCAGACAGGTACTCCTCAGGATACGCGGAGACCAGTGGCTTCCAAGCTGCTCCAAAAGCGGAATTAGACAGAGATGATGGGAATGGTTTCTGGACGGGAGCAGGCAGAAGCAGCAGTGGGGATCCCATCTCGACAAGAAGTAAACAGTGTAGAAATGTAGGAAAAAGTAGCGGTAGTAGCAGTAGTGGTAGCTGTAGGGAGACTGACTCAAACAGATTAGGATGGTCTAACCTTCTCGGGAGCAAGAAATCTGTTGTATCTCTCAGAAGATCAACGAGGGAAAGAACAGAAGCAGCAGATTAA